Proteins encoded within one genomic window of Synergistaceae bacterium:
- a CDS encoding acyl-CoA dehydratase activase, with amino-acid sequence MKLQNFFAPEKVSKIPDCCVIGLDIGSRQSKAVLLTEGEIYTSLTPTGFSMKNTAKELLKDLSLQSGVEAETVDYIVATGYGRVSIDFDFAPCRTVTEISCHGLGGSFLGENIHTIIDIGGQDSKVIRIDPNDGRVLDFVMNDKCAAGTGRFLEKTANILGREVAELGELSLSAVKAADISSQCVVFAESEIISGRAMGENVNNLAAGIHASVVKRLSNLLSRTGVESGVLFSGGVSKNVGMRKALEELLGFPVVTSPLDAVYTGALGAVLFAGLYALQRSERRQAAASRFSLDLTDLDNAVSNRQERYIQKTTGKKQNVAYLCTYTPVEILNAANVAHMRLLHAGNQKELSAGETITQSIFCDFTKSCLGGFSENYPLYASVDKVYTFYTCDCMRKTAEAIGGQFVPTSIFNLPRLIGNQSSLDYYVTELRGFTADLEKITREKISPEKIRENVVLYNRVRALMRQISGFRKMTPPPLKSMDFQKIALACYYLPPQELLPHLEGIAARLKEYEPPADGRGTIRLMLAGGIVADGDGKLTALIERDLGASIVVEDNCTGYSPFAKDVPETGGDVFEDIAAGYLGQAPCARMKPLSERVEFSARLALEYDVDGVVFYYMKFCPCYGMAKNEFIRRFQEIGIPLLELPGDYSAGDEGQIKTRLEAFVEVLEKREINFV; translated from the coding sequence ATGAAACTTCAGAATTTCTTTGCGCCGGAAAAAGTTTCAAAAATTCCCGACTGCTGCGTCATCGGGCTCGATATCGGTTCGCGGCAGTCAAAGGCCGTGCTTCTGACGGAAGGGGAAATATACACGTCCCTGACGCCCACGGGATTTTCCATGAAGAACACGGCGAAAGAGCTGTTGAAGGACCTTTCCCTTCAAAGCGGCGTGGAGGCCGAAACTGTCGATTACATCGTCGCGACCGGCTACGGACGCGTCTCCATCGATTTTGATTTCGCTCCATGCCGCACCGTGACGGAGATTTCCTGTCATGGACTGGGAGGCAGCTTCCTGGGCGAAAATATTCATACCATCATCGATATCGGAGGTCAGGATTCCAAGGTCATCCGCATCGATCCAAACGACGGGCGCGTGCTGGATTTCGTCATGAACGACAAGTGCGCCGCCGGAACCGGACGTTTTCTGGAAAAGACGGCCAACATCCTGGGCCGTGAGGTCGCCGAGCTTGGGGAGCTTTCACTGAGCGCGGTCAAAGCCGCCGACATCAGCAGTCAATGCGTGGTTTTCGCCGAGTCCGAAATCATCTCCGGCCGGGCCATGGGGGAAAACGTGAACAACCTTGCGGCGGGCATTCACGCCTCCGTGGTCAAACGCCTGAGCAATCTGTTGAGCCGCACCGGCGTCGAATCCGGCGTTTTGTTCTCCGGCGGGGTTTCCAAAAACGTCGGAATGAGAAAAGCTCTGGAGGAACTGTTAGGGTTCCCTGTCGTGACTTCACCCCTGGACGCCGTTTACACCGGAGCTCTGGGGGCCGTGCTCTTCGCCGGACTGTACGCCCTGCAGCGATCTGAACGCCGGCAGGCGGCCGCTTCCAGGTTCTCTCTGGACCTGACGGATTTGGACAACGCCGTCTCGAACCGGCAGGAACGCTACATCCAGAAAACGACGGGCAAAAAACAGAACGTGGCTTATCTCTGCACCTACACGCCCGTCGAAATTCTGAACGCGGCCAATGTCGCTCATATGCGCCTGCTGCACGCCGGCAATCAAAAAGAATTGAGCGCGGGGGAGACGATTACGCAAAGTATTTTTTGTGACTTCACCAAGAGCTGCCTGGGGGGATTTTCTGAAAATTATCCGCTCTATGCCAGCGTCGATAAAGTTTATACATTTTACACCTGCGACTGTATGCGAAAAACAGCGGAAGCCATTGGCGGACAGTTCGTCCCGACCAGCATTTTCAATCTGCCGCGTCTGATCGGAAATCAAAGTTCTCTGGATTATTACGTGACGGAACTGCGGGGCTTTACGGCAGACCTGGAAAAAATCACCAGGGAAAAAATTTCTCCGGAGAAAATCCGCGAAAACGTCGTTTTGTACAACAGAGTCAGGGCGCTGATGCGTCAAATTTCGGGCTTCCGTAAAATGACGCCGCCGCCGCTGAAAAGCATGGACTTTCAGAAGATTGCCCTGGCCTGCTATTATCTGCCTCCGCAGGAGTTGCTTCCGCATCTTGAGGGGATCGCGGCCCGGCTGAAAGAATATGAGCCGCCTGCGGACGGGCGCGGAACCATCCGATTGATGCTGGCAGGGGGAATCGTCGCCGACGGAGACGGCAAATTGACCGCCCTTATCGAGCGGGATCTGGGGGCTTCGATTGTGGTGGAGGACAACTGCACGGGGTACAGCCCCTTCGCCAAAGACGTGCCCGAAACCGGAGGAGACGTCTTCGAGGACATCGCGGCGGGCTATTTGGGGCAGGCCCCCTGCGCGAGGATGAAACCCCTTTCTGAGAGAGTGGAGTTCTCCGCCCGCCTTGCCCTCGAATACGACGTGGACGGAGTGGTGTTTTATTACATGAAATTTTGTCCTTGCTACGGCATGG